The Sebastes fasciatus isolate fSebFas1 chromosome 4, fSebFas1.pri, whole genome shotgun sequence genome window below encodes:
- the gtse1 gene encoding LOW QUALITY PROTEIN: G2 and S phase-expressed protein 1 (The sequence of the model RefSeq protein was modified relative to this genomic sequence to represent the inferred CDS: inserted 2 bases in 1 codon) has product MDRRAYSDLFFLTDEKFDFDVTLSPASSKGDEDEVFVGPVSHTEKCVSVYVASRLEKVGGSGGGMRPNWSPLSGDQLEAMCQEAHSLADQLQCGGELSQPDGENAKTTNMTTDATTDRDDFVQDAESKLGVLDQTASALDQTASALSPIKRQTFCVQDSPMKQLPPAVQRRLLRGSSSNTASSTRPANTALSTRHSAVGTASSTRHSAVGTASFTRPANTTLSTRQSAVGAASSTRPAATARHSTSSPVVGVKSQPRTGLRRKSTLGVMLPSKPAAPTTSVCSTSKSRVEKPRMQPPSKVVGGWRQGPSSRPSSRAGSCEDLLSDSASVASDISDSSLNSSILGKRTMAPPTKGAVRNLSSVKAPPLQGRRVMERRNTSSSSSSVSSFNSSYSQSPTKGKLNSLNQSLSSSIGPTPSSISRPANHSRLRRSTVYTAAEPASTTAGRRSLSTQARKLSEVERVKAARSTPLKRAESTPLQMTPAKRVSERIASIPASASARSGFMNKSKPEALVLPTPSGGVRGVCQGDAPDVSKMLKPKRLSSVSSLDSLPQKPSAVPLTPSAGSCMSLQAKTLRPSALPTPVRRTMLSGIPIATPTRPPPTSQSDPASARRERGCSPAPTDSQEAESVDVTEIQPFCLEEEEEPPAAPPTSPPQPDQSESTDPGAPSQGESEPSRNLIELETIEESNSKTQEFLLLDLPAPTLQPQEKLLIDLTNTPVLIRTSSKTCTTTQQLIDLSSPLIRWSPEDKKENNAPLINLASNTIVKFADDTAVVGLISHDDETAYRAEVTTLEQWCRNNHLSLNISKTKEVIVDYRSGGCTHPPVTINGTAVERVDTFKYLGVNVHKDLTWATHTTAVVRKTQQRLYALRRLKTFRLKPQILRDFYRGTIESLLTGCFTAWYGNSTTVGRKALERVGAVRNLSGVKAPPFRXRRVMERRNTSSSSSSVSSFNSSYSQSPAKGKLNSLNQSLSSSIGPTPSSISRPANHSRLRRSTVYTAAEPASTTAGRRSLSTQARKLSEVERVKAARSTPLKRAESTPLQMTPAKRVSERIASIPASASARSGFMNKSKPEALVLPTPSGGVRGVCQGDAPDVSKMLKPKRLSSVSSLDSLPQKPSAVPLTPSAGSCMSLQAKTRRPSALPTPVRRTMLSGIPIATPTRPPPTSQSDPASARRERGCSPAPTDSQEAESVDVTEIQPFCLEEEEEPPAAPPTSPPQPDQSESTDPGAPSQGESEPSRNLIELETIEESNSKTQEFLLLDLPAPTLQPQEKLLIDLTNTPVLIRTSSKTCTTTQLIDLSSPLIRWSPEDKKENNAPLINLSF; this is encoded by the exons ATGGACAGACGAGCTTACAGCG ATCTGTTCTTTCTGACTGATGAGAAGTTTGACTTCGATGTCACTCTGTCACCTGCCAG CTCCAaaggtgatgaagatgaggtGTTCGTGGGTCCGGTCAGCCATACGGAGAAGTGTGTCTCCGTTTACGTGGCGTCCCGGCTTGAGAAAGTCGGCGGCAGTGGTGGTGGCATGCGGCCGAACTGGAGTCCGCTGAGTGGAGATCAGTTGGAGGCTATGTGTCAGGAAGCCCACAGTCTAGCCGACCAGCTGCAGTGCGGTGGTGAACTGAGCCAGCCAGACGGCGAGAACGCCAAGACCACCAACATGACCACAGACGCCACAACTGACAGGGATGACTTCGTCCAGGACGCCGAGTCTAAATTGGGTGTGCTCGATCAGACCGCCAGTGCACTCGATCAGACCGCCAGTGCACTCAGCCCCATCAAACGGCAGACCTTCTGTGTGCAGGACAGTCCCATGAAGCAGCTGCCGCCCGCTGTCCAGCGCCGCCTGCTGAGAGGAAGTAGCTCGAACACAGCTTCATCCACCCGCCCTGCCAACACAGCTTTATCCACCCGGCACTCCGCCGTTGGCACAGCTTCATCCACCCGGCACTCCGCCGTTGGCACAGCTTCATTCACCCGCCCTGCCAACACAACTTTATCCACCCGGCAGTCCGCCGTTGGCGCAGCTTCGTCCACCCGCCCCGCCGCCACTGCCAGACACAGCACCTCCAGCCCCGTGGTCGGGGTCAAGTCTCAGCCCAGGACGGGGCTGCGAAGAAAATCCACGCTCGGTGTCATGCTGCCGAGCAAACCGGCTGCCCCAACAACGTCAGTCTGTTCAACCAGCAAGAGCAGAGTGGAGAAACCCAGAATGCAACCACCGAGCAAA GTGGTGGGGGGTTGGAGGCAGGGCCCGTCCTCTCGCCCCTCCAGCAGAGCGGGGTCATGTGAGGATCTGCTCTCTGATTCGGCGAGCGTGGCGTCCGACATCAGCGACTCCTCCCTCAACTCCAGCATTCTGGGAAAACGCACAATGGCTCCGCCCACCAAG GGTGCTGTGAGGAATCTGTCAAGTGTGAAAGCTCCGCCCCTTCAGGGAAGGAGGGTAATGGAGAGGAGGAacacatcctcatcctcatcctcagtGTCCAGCTTCAACTCCAGCTACTCTCAGTCCCCCACTAAAG GTAAACTGAACTCTCTGAACCAGAGTCTGAGCAGCTCCATCGGCCCCACCcccagcagcatcagcagacCGGCCAATCACAGCAGACTGCGCCGCTCCACCGTCTACACCGCGGCAGAGCCAGCGTCCACCACCGCTGGCCGCCGCTCGCTGTCCACCCAGGCAAGGAAGCTGTCCGAGGTGGAGCGTGTCAAAGCCGCGAGGTCCACACCGCTTAAGAGAGCTGAGTCCACGCCCCTCCAGATGACGCCCGCCAAGAGGGTTTCAGAGAGGATTGCCTCCATCCCCGCCTCCGCCTCGGCCCGCAGCGGATTTATGAACAAATCCAAACCCGAGGCCCTGGTCCTACCGACACCCAGCGGAGGAGTCAGAGGAGTCTGCCAAGGAGACG CTCCAGACGTCTCAAAGATGTTGAAGCCAAAGAGGCTGTCGTCAGTGAGCAGTCTGGACAG TCTTCCTCAGAAGCCCTCTGCTGTTCCTCTGACGCCCTCTGCTGGCAGCTGCATGTCGCTGCAGGCGAAGACGCTGCGTCCTTCCGCCCTCCCCACCCCAGTGAGGCGCACAATGTTGTCCGGCATCCCTATCGCCACGCCCACCAGACCGCCACCCACTTCTCAATCTGACCCCGCCTCggccaggagagagagaggctgcag CCCCGCCCCCACAGACTCACAGGAGGCGGAGTCTGTTGACGTCACTGAAATCCAGCCCTTctgtctggaggaggaggaggagccccCTGCTGCCCCGCCCACCAGCCCTCCACaacctgaccaatcagagagcacagATCCTGGAGCACCGAGTCAGGGCGAATCGGAGCCCAGCAGGAACCTGATCGAACTGGAAACTATAGAGGAGAGCAACAGCAAGAcgcaggag TTTCTCCTGTTGGATCTTCCAGCTCCGACTCTGCAGCCTCAAGAGAAACTGCTCATCGACTTGACCAACACCCCCGTACTGATCCGGACCAGCAGCAAGACCTGCACCACAACTCAG cAGCTGATCGACCTGAGCTCTCCGCTCATCAGGTGGAGTCCAGAAGACAAGAAGGAGAACAACGCTCCACTCATCAACCT AGCTTCAAACACCATCGTGAAGTTTGCGGACGACACAGCAGTTGTGGGGTTGATCTCCCATGACGACGAGACGGCTTACAGGGCGGAGGTGACCACCCTGGAACAGTGGTGTCGGAACAACCATCTCTCCCTGAACATCTCAAAGACCAAGGAGGTCATCGTGGATTACAGGAGTGGGGGTTGCACTCACCCCCCAGTCACCATCAACGGCACAgcggtggagagggtggacacCTTTAAATACCTGGGTGTCAACGTCCATAAGGACTTGACATGGGCCACCCACACCACCGCTGTAGTCAGGAAGACCCAGCAGAGACTGTACGCTCTGAGGCGACTCAAGACTTTCAGACTGAAACCACAAATTCTCAGGGACTTCTACCGGGGCACcatagagagcctcctgacaggctgcttcaccgcCTGGTACGGCAACTCCACCACCGTGGGCCGTAAGGCGCTGGAAAGGGTG GGTGCTGTGAGGAATCTGTCAGGTGTGAAAGCTCCACCCTTCAG GAGGAgggtgatggagaggaggaacacatcctcatcctcatcctcagtGTCCAGCTTCAACTCCAGCTACTCTCAGTCCCCCGCTAAAG GTAAACTGAACTCTCTGAACCAGAGTCTGAGCAGCTCCATCGGCCCCACCcccagcagcatcagcagacCGGCCAATCACAGCAGACTGCGCCGCTCCACCGTCTACACCGCGGCAGAGCCAGCGTCCACCACCGCTGGCCGCCGCTCGCTGTCCACCCAGGCAAGGAAGCTGTCCGAGGTGGAACGTGTCAAAGCCGCGAGGTCCACACCGCTTAAGAGAGCTGAGTCCACACCCCTCCAGATGACGCCCGCCAAGAGGGTTTCAGAGAGGATTGCCTCCATCCCCGCCTCCGCCTCGGCCCGGAGCGGATTTATGAACAAATCCAAACCAGAGGCCCTGGTCCTACCGACACCCAGCGGAGGAGTCAGAGGAGTCTGCCAAGGAGACG CTCCAGACGTCTCAAAGATGTTGAAGCCAAAGAGGCTGTCGTCAGTGAGCAGTCTGGACAG TCTTCCTCAGAAGCCCTCTGCTGTTCCTCTGACGCCCTCTGCTGGCAGCTGCATGTCGCTGCAGGCGAAGACGCGGCGTCCTTCTGCCCTCCCCACCCCAGTGAGGCGCACAATGTTGTCCGGCATCCCTATCGCCACGCCCACCAGACCGCCACCCACTTCTCAATCTGACCCCGCCTCggccaggagagagagaggctgcag CCCCGCCCCCACAGACTCACAGGAGGCGGAGTCTGTTGACGTCACTGAAATCCAGCCCTTctgtctggaggaggaggaggagccccCTGCTGCCCCGCCCACCAGCCCTCCACaacctgaccaatcagagagcacagATCCTGGAGCACCGAGTCAGGGCGAATCGGAGCCCAGCAGGAACCTGATCGAACTGGAAACTATAGAGGAGAGCAACAGCAAGAcgcaggag TTTCTCCTGTTGGATCTTCCAGCTCCGACTCTGCAGCCTCAAGAGAAACTGCTCATCGACTTGACCAACACCCCCGTACTGATCCGGACCAGCAGCAAGACCTGCACCACAACTCAG CTGATCGACCTGAGCTCTCCGCTCATCAGGTGGAGTCCAGAAGACAAGAAGGAGAACAACGCTCCACTCATCAACCTGTCCTTCTGA
- the LOC141766644 gene encoding uncharacterized protein LOC141766644, translated as MIDRAVLLGALSTVCNADVTVQSDVSCRSAGATQQPQLFSKNFIHAVLGADETSQVSRSNFCRLQCALQGQDQLGGITYQEESGTRNPPCFINEDEFFDQRFDYDFTNLTAVETYHRGGEVYERPYGWQRFALRVLDDYEDNTWLGTRYRSTESVPGEWPVSYHGTSKKGAGGIIEEYFKPGPRELYGRGIYSTPYLRVAIPYAKTYTCPANGKTYSVILQNRINPTYREKHRDGKYWLVRIDEGTSKEEEQKMVQRAIRPYGLLLKEV; from the exons ATGATTGATAGAGCCGTCTTACTCGGTGCTTTGAGCACAGTCTGCAATGCCGATGTGACTGTTCAATCTGATGTAAGCTGCAGATCTGCAGGAGCAACACAGCAGCCGCAGCTGTTCAGCAAGAATTTCATCCATGCAGTCTTGGGTGCAGATGAAACCAG CCAGGTGTCAAGATCCAACTTCTGCCGCCTCCAATGTGCCCTGCAAGGCCAGGATCAGTTAGGTGGTATTACCTACCAGGAGGAATCTGGAACACGAAATCCACCGTGCTTCATTAATGAGGATGAATTCTTTGACCAAAGATTCGACTACGACTTCACCAATCTGACTGCTGTCGAGACTTACcacagaggtggagaggtgtACGAACGCCCATATGGTTGGCAGCGTTTTGCCCTCAGG GTCCTGGATGATTATGAAGACAATACCTGGCTGGGAACCCGATACCGTAGCACAGAGTCAGTGCCAGGGGAGTGGCCTGTGTCCTACCATGGGACGTCAAAGAAAGGTGCTGGCGGCATCATCGAAGAATACTTCAAG CCTGGCCCTCGTGAGCTTTATGGCAGGGGGATTTATTCTACTCCATACTTGCGTGTGGCGATCCCTTACGCCAAAACATACACCTGCCCGGCGAACGGCAAGACGTACAGTGTGATTCTGCAGAATCGTATCAACCCCACGTACCGGGAGAAACACAGAGACGGGAAGTACTGGCTGGTTCGCATCGATGAAGGAACGTCAAAGGAAGAAGAGCAGAAGATGGTCCAAAGGGCCATCCGTCCTTATGGCCTTCTTCTGAAAGAGGTCTAA